Sequence from the Bacteroidota bacterium genome:
TTAAATATACAAAAAAAAGTATTCAATAAGTCAATTTTTGGAACCGCCCATTAGTAATTAGCAAATTATCAACAAACGATTTACACGACTTATTATAAACTACAAAAAAGATCAAAGCATCTATCGGTATTTCATACTTAATTAAACATTCAGCTTGTTTTCTTCTTTTTCTATCGGGGTCTGATGGTGTGTTGTTCCATTTATTACTGTACACAGTTGACCAATCAATATTATTTAAATCTGCATCATTATCAAAAAATTGAGATAATTCAGTATATGCATGACCATCTGTAAAAAGATATTTGCATCTAAATTGTTTTAACTTGTCCAAGGAGCTTACAATATAAACTATTTCTTGTGGTGGTAATTTTTGAACATAATATCCTTCTTGTATAGCATACAACATCACAGGACGCTGACCGAAAAAGAAAGGAATGTAATCTCCTAAAGTTCCGCAATTTTTTCCGCCGATAATGATTGGCTTTGCTTTCCGACTTTGTATTAAGGTTGTTTCGCCAATCGGCTTATAGTTTGGATCATGATCAGGATGAGACGAAGTAACTAATTTTCCCGATTGCAACATATAATCCAAATTATCTTTGTGGATAATTCTAAATATCAGTGGATCTTTCGGGATGCTAACTTTACCCACCGATTTCTCCACTGTCTATCATAATTTCATCCCCAGCAATATTCCGTATC
This genomic interval carries:
- a CDS encoding DUF4433 domain-containing protein, which gives rise to MGKVSIPKDPLIFRIIHKDNLDYMLQSGKLVTSSHPDHDPNYKPIGETTLIQSRKAKPIIIGGKNCGTLGDYIPFFFGQRPVMLYAIQEGYYVQKLPPQEIVYIVSSLDKLKQFRCKYLFTDGHAYTELSQFFDNDADLNNIDWSTVYSNKWNNTPSDPDRKRRKQAECLIKYEIPIDALIFFVVYNKSCKSFVDNLLITNGRFQKLTY